TGTATTCGATGCGCGACAATAAGGAAGACAAGGAGTCGGAAAATGACCGCTCATGAAATCCCCGCGCCGGTAACCCGGGTGCCGTTCTTCACCAAGGGCACGATCATTGTCGCGGCCGTTGCGGCTTTTGGCATCGCTGCCTATATCTACCGCCTGATCTTCGGCCTGGAGGCCGCCACCAATCTTGATAACCAGTATCCCTGGGGGATCTGGATTGCCATCGACGTCGCCTCCGGCGTCGCTCTCGCTGCCGGCGGATTCACGACCGCCGCCTTGGCTGACATCTTCCATAAGGAACGCTACCACTTGATCACGCGGCCGGCACTCCTGACGGCGATGCTGGGCTATACGTTCGTGGTGATCGGTCTGCTGGCCGACCTCGGACGCTACTACAATGTCTGGCATCCGATGCTGCCGAGTATGTGGCAGGGCAATTCGGTGCTCTTCGAAGTCGGCATGTGCGTCATGGTCTATTTGACCGTGCTTTACATTGAGTTTCTGCCGATCGTATCGGAGCGGTTCATCGGCCGGGTCAACCTGCCCGGCCCGCTGCGCGTCTTTAACAAGCTGATCGACGGCTGGTTGCGCATCTGCCGCACGTTCTTGGGCAAATTCATTTCGATCTTCATCATCATGGGCGTGGTGCTCTCGTGCCTGCACCAGTCGTCGCTGGGGACACTCATGGTCATCGCGCCGACCAAGATGCACCCGCTCTGGTATTCCCCGATCTCCCCGTTGATGTTCCTGATGTCGGCGATCGCGGTCGGTTTCCCGATGGTGATCTTCGAATCGCTGCTGGCCTCGCGCTCGTTCAAATTGCCGCCGGAGACCAAAGTGCTCTCCTCGATCGCGACCTATACTCCCGTGCTGCTCGGTGCTTATCTCGCCGTCAAAGTTGGTGACCTGACTCTGCGCAACGCGTGGCCCTATCTCTTCGAAGGCAGCGTCGAATCCACGATGTTCTTGATTGAAATCCTGCTGGGTGTCGTCGCGCCGATCCTGCTCCTATCGTCGAGCAAAATCCGGCACTCGGTCAGCGGCCTCTTCGTGTCGGCCTCGCTGGTGATCTTCGGAGTGCTCCTGAATCGCATCAACGTCTTCCTGATCGCCTACGAGCCGCTGTATCCCGAAAATACCTACTTCCCGTCGATCTTCGAGATTGCCGTAACCGTTGGTTTGGTGGCGGCTCTCGTTTTGGTATACCGCTTCTTCGCGTTGAATTTCCCGGTCATCGCGCAGCCGGCCGATCAAGCCGCCGAACGCGAACGGCCGCATGCGGTGAAAGCGGCTTGATGAAAGGACTCAGTTTCATGAACAAGCATCACGCGGCAGTCTGGGGTTTCGTGATTGTCGTCTTGGCGATTGGCCTCGCATTGCCGCTGACCGCACAAAAATCAACTATGCCGGCCGCGCCGCAAGTGGACTGCTCCGAATGTCATACGTGTGCCGTGCCGACTCTCTCCGAACCTTGCCTGAAATCGTGCCCGCGCACCACGATGGTGCATCAACAGGGACGCCACGATGTCACCGAAGCACCCGACTCGATGTTGATCGACGAGTTGGCCGATCTCTACCAGCCGGTGCGCTTCGGCCACAAACTCCACGCTTCCATGGCCGAAATGGGGGCCGAGTGCGCGACCTGTCATCACTACAGCCCGCCGGGACGCATCCCGCCCTGCAAGGAGTGCCATTCGACCGCCGCCGAATCACGCGATCTGGCCAAACCCAACCTCAAGGGCGCTTACCACCGCCAGTGCTTGTCATGCCACCGCGAATGGAGCCATGACACCCAATGCATTGTCTGCCACCTCCCCAAGGTTGGAGGGGCGCTGGCCGGAGAAGTATCGGACCCGACCGACATCATGGGTATCCCACACCCGGTGATCACCGTACCGGCGAAGAAGGTCTATGACACGCCGTACAAGCAGGCGCCGATCGTCACCTTCCAGCACAAGGAACATATCGATCTGTTCGGCTTCCGCTGCGTCGATTGCCACGAGAAAGAGAACTGCGGCAACTGTCATGATATCCAGCAGCCGGCGAAAGGCCAGAAAACCCAGGAACAAGTCCACGCCGTGTGCAATGACTGCCACAAGCAAGACCAGTGCGCCAAGTGCCACGACACCGTCGAACGGCCGGGTTTCACGCACAATACTACCGGCTGGCCGCTCAACCCTTATCATACCAACTTGGATTGTTGGGCCTGCCATCCGACCGGCAAACGCATCTCCAAGCTGAGTCGAATGTGCGTCAATTGCCACAGCGGCTGGAACAGCGAGAATTTCAAGCACGCCATTACCGGTATCAAGCTGGACGAAATCCACGCGGAACTGGATTGCACCGATTGTCACAAAGACCGCAAGTATGAAGTCGACCCGGTCTGCGAGGACTGCCATGATGACGGCCGTACCGCCGAAACGGCTCCGCCCGGCATGAAGGTCAGGATGCAACGGCATTAACGCAAAGAGTCGGCTCGCGCCGCGACAGCGTCGCTTGGTTGCGAGTTGCCTGCTGATCACTTCTCCTCAGTGTGATCTGATCGTGTTGTGGGAACGCCCTCCCGCCAAGAGCGGGAGGGCGTAGTGTTATCAGTTGGCTGACTGCATCATCGAATCGTGATCGTGATTTGTGACGAGCGCCCGGCATCATCCATGCAGATCAACTTGTGCCGGCCCGGCGTCAGTGTGATGAAGACGCGACTTGCCGGATCGCCCGAGAAGATCAGCTTGCGATTCTGAAACCAGTAGATCGTCCGTGTCTCGTTGGCGACCGAAGCATCCAACAGCAGCTTCTGGTACTCCCGCGCCACCTCGGGCCGAATCTTGAATTCGGCATCCGCTGCGGGCGACACGATCACCGGTCCGCTGCCCTCGGCAACCGTTGGACATTGCGGATTGTGTGCTGGGATCTTGTCAATCGCGTGACCGTGCCGCGCCAGCCACGTGGCAATGTCAGCGGGCCAGCGCGAGATGAGCCGCTCTTCGATCTCGTGTCCGGCGCGACAGTGATTGCACAACCGCACTCCCGATCGGGCATCGACCAGAATCTGTTCGTGAACATCGCAGGTGCGATTCGGCGAGATGCCCTCAATGAACAATTCCTGCTCCGTCGCAACACACAGCGCCGTGGGCGGCATCCCGGACACTGCGCAAACCTGGCGCACCGACACGCGGTCCGGTCGCGCAAACCACTCAACCTGCATACCGGTGTTCAGTGATTCGAAAAGCGTGAACAACAACGGTGCGGCAACCTCGGCCCCGACCAACCCCGGACTTCCGCGGCCGTCAAAGTTGCCGATCCAGACACCGACCGTGTAGTTGCGATTATAGCCAATCGACCAGGCATCGCGCTTGCCCAGCGATGTGCCGGTCTTCCAGGCAACCTTGGGGATATTCACGGCGGCATCCCAGACGCTTGGAAGCTCGGGCCGCCTCAGTTCCGCCAGTATCTCAGTGACAATGTATGTGGCTTCCGGGGCGAACAGGACTCTCCCGGCAACCTCGGGCTGGTCGAGTAGCGCCCGGCAGGGAGTGAAGACGCCGGTGTCCGCTAATGCCGAGTAGAGATTCGTCAACTCCAGCAGCGTGACTTCGCACCCGCCCAACACGATCGGCAAACCGTATTGCGTCCACGGCTTGTTGAGTGTCGAAACGCCGCCGTTCTTGAGGAGCTTGAAGAACTCCTCGCCACCGACAGCCGCCGCCAGGTTGATCGCCGGCACATTGAGCGATCGAATCAACGCTTCCTCCGCGCTGACGACACCGCTGTAACTCTCGTCATAGTTGACCGGCTTGTAACCTCCGAACTCCACCGGCACATCATTCAGCAGAGTGCGCGGAGAAATCACGCCGCGGCCCAGCGCCAGGGCATAGACGAACGGCTTGAGCGCCGATCCCGGTGACCGCGGCGACAGGGCACCGTTGACCTGGCCGAAGGCCGTTGAGTCGAAGAAGTCATGCGATCCGGCCAGCGCCAACAGCTGGTGGGAACGATTGTCAATGATCACCACGGCGCCATTGTTGATGTCGCGCCCTTTCAAGCCGGCGACATGCTGCAGCAGTGCTGTCTCGGCGAGTTCCTGCACGTGGCGGTCGATCGTGGTCGCCAACCGCTCGCGATCAGGATAGATCCGGCGCAGGTATTCCGCCAGGTGCGGTGTGCCGAAAGGAAGATCACGCCGCCGCTCCGGGAGGCTCTCGCTCTCTGCCGCGAGCACTTCTGCCGCAGTCAGGTCACCGCTGTTCTGCTGCAGTTTGAGCACCCGATCGCGCGCCCGCCGCGCTCCTTGTGGGTTTACGTCCGGTCGATGCCGATTCGGCGAATTGGGAATCGCCGCCAGCAGCGCCGCTTCCCCGCGACTGAGTTGCGCCGGTGCCTTGCCGAAGTACGCCCATGATGCGGCGCCGACGCCGACGATATTGCCGCCGTAGGGTGCATGGTTGAAATACAGGGTGAGTATCTCATCCTTGGAGTAGTGCAACTCCAACTGCAACGCCCGGAAAATCTCGATCAGCTTGCTCATCAACGTGCGCTCTTTCGGCTCGATCATGCGCGCTACCTGCATCGTTATCGTCGAGCCGCCTTGAACGACATGGCCGGCCCGAAGATTCGCGATTGCCGCCCGAACCAGCGCTGCCAGATTGACACCTGGATGATGGAAGAAGTGGCGATCTTCGTAAGCCAGAACGGCATCAACTAGCGCCGGTGCGATCTCGTCACGGCGCACCCGCAACCGCCACATATCGTCCGGCGCCAGAAATGCGCGCAGTAGCTCGCCCTGGTTGTCAAGGACGAGAGTCGAGGATTTCGGGAAAAGACGGTCGTGCGGCAGCGGAAAGCACAGGTCAAGCGCGACCAAGACGATTGCCGCCGCCAATAACACGATTCCCGCGCGGCCCGCCGCCCGCCGCCACTGTTTCTTTATCACCGCTCGCTCCTCAGGGCTGCGTCACCGTGATCTTCCCGCTGGACGCCACCGAGCTGATCATCGGTGCATACATCGCCTCGGCGCGCACCGATGGCAGGACAAACGTGCCGGCACTCACCACGCGCAGGCCGTAGTAGA
This Candidatus Zixiibacteriota bacterium DNA region includes the following protein-coding sequences:
- the pbpC gene encoding penicillin-binding protein 1C, which encodes MIKKQWRRAAGRAGIVLLAAAIVLVALDLCFPLPHDRLFPKSSTLVLDNQGELLRAFLAPDDMWRLRVRRDEIAPALVDAVLAYEDRHFFHHPGVNLAALVRAAIANLRAGHVVQGGSTITMQVARMIEPKERTLMSKLIEIFRALQLELHYSKDEILTLYFNHAPYGGNIVGVGAASWAYFGKAPAQLSRGEAALLAAIPNSPNRHRPDVNPQGARRARDRVLKLQQNSGDLTAAEVLAAESESLPERRRDLPFGTPHLAEYLRRIYPDRERLATTIDRHVQELAETALLQHVAGLKGRDINNGAVVIIDNRSHQLLALAGSHDFFDSTAFGQVNGALSPRSPGSALKPFVYALALGRGVISPRTLLNDVPVEFGGYKPVNYDESYSGVVSAEEALIRSLNVPAINLAAAVGGEEFFKLLKNGGVSTLNKPWTQYGLPIVLGGCEVTLLELTNLYSALADTGVFTPCRALLDQPEVAGRVLFAPEATYIVTEILAELRRPELPSVWDAAVNIPKVAWKTGTSLGKRDAWSIGYNRNYTVGVWIGNFDGRGSPGLVGAEVAAPLLFTLFESLNTGMQVEWFARPDRVSVRQVCAVSGMPPTALCVATEQELFIEGISPNRTCDVHEQILVDARSGVRLCNHCRAGHEIEERLISRWPADIATWLARHGHAIDKIPAHNPQCPTVAEGSGPVIVSPAADAEFKIRPEVAREYQKLLLDASVANETRTIYWFQNRKLIFSGDPASRVFITLTPGRHKLICMDDAGRSSQITITIR
- the hybB gene encoding Ni/Fe-hydrogenase cytochrome b subunit; its protein translation is MTAHEIPAPVTRVPFFTKGTIIVAAVAAFGIAAYIYRLIFGLEAATNLDNQYPWGIWIAIDVASGVALAAGGFTTAALADIFHKERYHLITRPALLTAMLGYTFVVIGLLADLGRYYNVWHPMLPSMWQGNSVLFEVGMCVMVYLTVLYIEFLPIVSERFIGRVNLPGPLRVFNKLIDGWLRICRTFLGKFISIFIIMGVVLSCLHQSSLGTLMVIAPTKMHPLWYSPISPLMFLMSAIAVGFPMVIFESLLASRSFKLPPETKVLSSIATYTPVLLGAYLAVKVGDLTLRNAWPYLFEGSVESTMFLIEILLGVVAPILLLSSSKIRHSVSGLFVSASLVIFGVLLNRINVFLIAYEPLYPENTYFPSIFEIAVTVGLVAALVLVYRFFALNFPVIAQPADQAAERERPHAVKAA